A window of Eubacteriaceae bacterium ES3 contains these coding sequences:
- the mutS gene encoding DNA mismatch repair protein MutS — protein sequence MAQLTPMMLQYLEIHEEVPDALLFFRLGDFYEMFFDDAIKASRELEIALTGRDCGLEERAPMCGVPYHAANNYITRLVEKGYKVAICEQVEDPKEAKGIVRREIVRVLSPGTVSEGALLDAGKNNYLMALTLKDLKLGIASLDISTGDFFVTEMVEKTPEILFEKLADEIGRLKPSEILLNGPLFKNPHAMSIIEKRFGIMSNLLPEQAFRNSPKRITSQFRVFSLAALGIENHEQAIQASGALLHYIDNTQKRVLTHIKTLKYYASDDFMLLDLSTRRNLELTQTLRTLEKKGSLLGVLDHTVTAMGGRTLRRWVETPLLKKDAILSRQQSVYAFYKHPEKLKHFKNTLSQVYDFERLCSKISFGSATPKDLLSLKSSLKSLPEINAFLNDLNCPELFSVFESSDLLVDVFSLLEKSISEDAPLLLKEGHVIKSGYNAEIDSFREATEKGQDWILDLETTEREKTGIKNLKVKYNRIFGYFLEVTKSNLDSIPDTYIRKQTLANSERFFTPELKEMENKILGAQEGLLRCETEVFQEIREAVLQEIGRIQTKASQVADLDALYALAIAALENNYVCPEITDDQEISITNGRHPVVEEMIGTAHFISNDCFLDHNEQKMMIITGPNMAGKSTFIRQVAIITLMAQIGSFVPADKAQIGIVDRIFTRVGASDDLASGQSTFMVEMTEVANILKNATARSLIILDEIGRGTSTFDGISIAWAVVEHLYDNSVIGAKTLFATHYHELTELENLKSGIKNFSIKLKDTPEGVIFLRKIMPGAADQSYGIEVARLAGFPESVLNKAQSILSHLESGEETVRKELLIQEPPHFEERSASQLSFFELPKPLSPAEEKALGTLRDLKLDEMSPREVMNVIYDLRTKIGNADEI from the coding sequence ATGGCCCAATTGACTCCAATGATGCTACAATATCTGGAAATCCATGAAGAAGTGCCCGATGCGCTTCTTTTCTTTCGATTGGGTGATTTTTATGAAATGTTCTTTGATGATGCTATCAAAGCTTCTCGAGAACTGGAAATCGCTTTGACTGGCAGAGACTGCGGATTAGAAGAACGGGCACCTATGTGCGGAGTTCCTTATCATGCTGCCAATAACTATATCACGAGACTAGTTGAAAAAGGCTACAAAGTTGCAATTTGTGAACAGGTAGAAGACCCCAAAGAGGCTAAGGGGATTGTCAGGCGAGAGATTGTCAGGGTACTATCTCCGGGTACCGTCTCTGAAGGAGCACTTTTAGATGCCGGGAAAAATAACTACCTGATGGCACTTACCCTAAAGGATCTCAAACTGGGAATCGCCAGTCTGGATATTTCTACAGGTGATTTCTTTGTTACTGAAATGGTCGAAAAAACTCCGGAAATTCTTTTTGAAAAGCTTGCTGACGAAATAGGACGTTTAAAACCGTCTGAAATTTTATTAAACGGACCTTTATTTAAAAATCCTCATGCAATGTCCATCATTGAAAAACGTTTTGGAATTATGTCAAATCTTTTACCCGAGCAGGCATTTCGAAATTCTCCTAAAAGAATTACCAGTCAATTTCGGGTTTTTTCCCTTGCCGCCTTGGGAATTGAAAACCATGAGCAGGCAATTCAGGCATCAGGAGCTCTGCTGCATTACATTGACAATACCCAAAAACGGGTATTAACCCATATAAAAACTCTTAAATATTACGCCAGTGATGATTTTATGCTACTTGACCTTTCAACCAGACGTAATCTGGAATTGACACAAACTTTAAGAACCCTGGAAAAAAAAGGCAGCCTTTTAGGTGTTCTCGACCATACTGTAACTGCCATGGGGGGAAGGACTTTAAGACGTTGGGTAGAGACCCCACTTTTAAAAAAGGACGCAATTTTAAGCCGTCAGCAATCTGTTTATGCATTTTATAAGCATCCTGAAAAATTAAAGCATTTTAAAAATACGCTGTCTCAAGTTTATGATTTCGAAAGACTCTGCAGTAAAATATCCTTCGGTTCTGCAACACCAAAGGATTTATTATCCCTTAAATCATCACTTAAGAGTCTGCCAGAAATTAATGCCTTTCTTAATGATCTGAATTGTCCTGAATTATTTTCCGTTTTTGAAAGTTCCGATCTGCTGGTCGATGTTTTTTCGCTATTAGAAAAATCTATTTCCGAAGATGCGCCTCTATTGCTAAAAGAGGGACACGTCATAAAAAGTGGGTACAATGCCGAAATTGACAGCTTTCGAGAAGCCACCGAAAAAGGCCAGGATTGGATTCTTGACCTAGAAACCACTGAACGTGAAAAAACTGGGATTAAAAATCTAAAAGTAAAGTACAACCGCATTTTCGGGTATTTTCTGGAAGTAACAAAAAGCAATCTTGACTCAATACCTGACACCTATATCAGAAAACAGACATTGGCTAATTCCGAGCGTTTTTTCACTCCTGAGCTAAAAGAGATGGAGAATAAAATCCTTGGCGCACAAGAGGGACTCCTGCGGTGTGAAACTGAAGTCTTTCAGGAGATCAGAGAAGCCGTCTTACAAGAAATCGGGCGAATTCAGACAAAAGCCTCACAAGTAGCAGACCTTGATGCTCTGTATGCATTGGCAATAGCCGCTTTGGAAAATAACTATGTCTGCCCTGAAATCACCGATGATCAAGAAATATCTATTACAAACGGACGTCATCCAGTTGTTGAAGAGATGATTGGCACCGCACATTTTATTAGTAACGACTGCTTTCTTGATCACAATGAGCAGAAAATGATGATCATCACCGGACCCAATATGGCCGGAAAGTCAACCTTTATCAGACAGGTCGCAATCATCACATTAATGGCACAGATTGGATCCTTTGTCCCTGCAGATAAAGCACAAATCGGGATTGTTGACAGAATTTTTACTCGAGTCGGCGCAAGTGACGATTTGGCAAGCGGACAAAGTACGTTTATGGTCGAAATGACAGAAGTTGCCAATATCTTAAAAAATGCCACTGCTCGCAGTCTTATTATCCTTGATGAAATTGGCAGAGGAACTTCAACCTTTGATGGAATCAGCATCGCGTGGGCAGTAGTTGAGCATCTTTACGATAATAGTGTAATTGGTGCAAAAACTTTGTTCGCAACCCATTACCACGAACTCACAGAACTGGAAAACCTCAAATCAGGCATAAAAAACTTCTCGATTAAATTAAAAGACACCCCGGAAGGAGTTATCTTCCTTCGCAAGATTATGCCCGGAGCAGCTGACCAGAGCTACGGAATAGAAGTCGCCCGACTGGCAGGATTCCCCGAATCTGTTCTGAACAAAGCACAGAGTATTTTATCCCATCTGGAATCCGGCGAAGAAACGGTCAGAAAAGAACTACTAATTCAGGAGCCACCACATTTTGAAGAAAGATCGGCCAGTCAACTAAGCTTTTTTGAATTACCTAAACCACTTTCACCTGCAGAAGAAAAAGCACTGGGAACCCTAAGAGACTTAAAACTTGATGAAATGAGCCCCAGAGAAGTCATGAATGTAATATACGATCTACGAACTAAAATAGGCAATGCCGATGAAATCTAA
- the miaB gene encoding tRNA (N6-isopentenyl adenosine(37)-C2)-methylthiotransferase MiaB codes for MRKNTGNLTYCIKTYGCQMNENDSEKMAGILRSLGYQEETDENKAGLVILNTCSVRENADQRVLGIIGSYKTVKKNNPNLILAVCGCMMQQPEIVDSITSKYPQVDLIFGTHNIHKLPEILNNFTLNGNRMIEIWEDSDTIVEDLPVQHKYPFKAFVTIMNGCNNFCTYCIVPYTRGREVSRRPEKIIEEVQALADSGCIEVTLLGQNVNSYGNDLDEVITFAGLLKAISEIDGLKRIRFMTSHPKDLTDEVIETIAKYDNICNYIHLPIQSGSSRILKKMNRKYTREDIIDRVNKVRELIPNVAITTDIIVGFPGETDEDHQDTLDIITTCRFDSAFTFMYSIRTGTPAATMDEQIPDDIKHQRLNDCLEILRNISNECNAPYQDQIVEVLAEEPSKNNPDRLSGRTETGKLVNFAGPTEKLGQIVKVKITTAKSFSLDGEMIEGE; via the coding sequence ATGCGGAAAAACACTGGAAATTTGACATACTGTATTAAAACTTACGGATGTCAGATGAATGAAAATGATTCTGAAAAAATGGCTGGAATCCTTAGAAGCCTAGGTTATCAGGAAGAAACTGACGAAAATAAAGCTGGACTTGTCATTTTAAATACCTGCTCTGTACGGGAAAATGCCGATCAGCGCGTTCTTGGAATTATTGGCTCATATAAAACTGTTAAGAAAAATAATCCCAACCTGATACTTGCCGTTTGCGGCTGTATGATGCAACAACCTGAGATTGTAGATTCAATCACATCGAAATATCCCCAAGTCGATCTGATTTTCGGGACCCACAACATACACAAACTTCCTGAAATCTTGAATAATTTTACTCTAAACGGAAATCGCATGATTGAAATCTGGGAAGATTCCGATACAATTGTTGAAGACTTGCCCGTTCAGCATAAATACCCATTCAAAGCTTTTGTTACAATTATGAACGGCTGTAATAATTTTTGCACTTACTGCATCGTGCCTTATACACGCGGGCGCGAAGTTAGTCGACGTCCTGAAAAAATCATTGAAGAAGTTCAGGCATTAGCTGATTCAGGATGTATAGAGGTAACATTGCTGGGGCAAAATGTTAATTCATACGGTAACGATTTAGACGAAGTAATTACTTTTGCCGGTCTGCTTAAAGCAATCAGCGAAATTGATGGGCTTAAACGAATCCGATTTATGACATCTCATCCTAAAGATTTAACGGATGAAGTCATTGAGACAATTGCCAAATACGATAATATTTGTAACTATATTCATTTGCCTATTCAATCGGGAAGTAGCCGAATTCTTAAAAAAATGAACCGAAAATATACCAGAGAAGATATCATTGATCGGGTCAATAAGGTAAGAGAACTGATCCCCAATGTAGCTATTACTACCGATATTATAGTTGGATTTCCTGGTGAAACTGATGAAGATCATCAGGATACTCTGGATATTATTACGACCTGTCGCTTTGATTCAGCATTCACCTTCATGTATTCAATCAGAACTGGAACCCCGGCTGCGACCATGGATGAACAGATTCCTGATGATATCAAGCACCAGCGCCTAAACGACTGCCTGGAAATCTTGAGAAATATAAGTAATGAGTGTAATGCACCATATCAGGATCAGATTGTAGAAGTCTTGGCTGAAGAGCCCAGTAAAAACAATCCTGACCGCCTAAGTGGTCGAACGGAGACAGGTAAGCTAGTCAACTTTGCTGGCCCAACAGAAAAACTTGGACAAATTGTCAAAGTTAAAATTACCACCGCCAAATCCTTTAGTCTCGATGGTGAAATGATAGAAGGAGAATAA
- a CDS encoding NAD(P)H-hydrate dehydratase: MKVVTPKEMVIMDRHTIQNGISSIDLMERAGAACTRIIKNSLDLDSTVIILCGPGNNGGDGLVIGRLLSDAGYKVHIFMTEKEEKISENSKINLLRLKDKKIDIKLIDNDIQFEDFNIILNRGTHLIDAIFGTGLDKRAIEEKYDRIFKQVNDFSGIKISIDIPSGLRGDVGLTIGNAIFADQTIVIQNYKTGCLLNDGPDYVGEMHLIDIGIDEGSIPNNKYYIELSDLKFPYQRKKNTHKFDYGSVVVIAGSKNMSGAGIMAMEGALKSGSGLVTCYVPQEIYLPVVTRAPIEALIKTYDCNITADDIKQDQKKVVLIGPGIGRAKNYSVVMENILEGSLPVVIDADGIHHLKMVLDTLKKSTTPVVITPHFGEFSRLIDVPKEDIICDPIGHAQKFALEYQVIVVLKGYRTMIFGTNGEIWFNSTGNPGMATGGSGDVLAGMIAGIAGQNVDLFEASKAGVFFHGAAGDYYANKYGQSTLTATSIIESLKYVLK, translated from the coding sequence ATGAAAGTGGTCACACCTAAAGAAATGGTCATAATGGATCGCCATACCATCCAAAATGGCATATCAAGCATAGACCTGATGGAGAGAGCCGGTGCCGCCTGTACCAGAATTATCAAAAACTCACTGGATCTGGATTCAACGGTCATTATTTTATGCGGGCCAGGCAACAATGGCGGTGATGGATTGGTGATTGGTCGATTGCTTAGCGATGCCGGCTATAAAGTCCATATTTTTATGACTGAAAAAGAAGAGAAAATTTCTGAAAATAGTAAAATCAATTTACTTCGACTCAAAGATAAAAAAATTGATATTAAGTTAATTGATAATGACATTCAATTTGAAGATTTCAATATCATTCTCAATCGAGGCACCCACCTGATCGACGCTATTTTTGGTACTGGACTGGATAAGCGCGCAATCGAAGAAAAATATGACCGTATTTTTAAACAGGTAAATGATTTTTCGGGTATTAAAATATCCATTGATATCCCTTCGGGATTACGCGGAGATGTTGGATTAACAATCGGAAATGCAATTTTTGCTGATCAAACCATCGTCATTCAGAATTATAAAACTGGATGTCTACTCAATGATGGCCCAGATTATGTTGGAGAGATGCATCTGATTGATATCGGCATTGACGAAGGATCAATTCCGAACAATAAATATTATATAGAACTATCTGATCTTAAATTCCCTTATCAACGAAAGAAAAACACTCACAAATTTGATTATGGTTCTGTTGTTGTAATCGCTGGTTCGAAAAATATGAGCGGGGCTGGTATCATGGCTATGGAAGGTGCTTTAAAAAGCGGTAGTGGTCTTGTTACCTGCTATGTACCTCAGGAAATATATTTACCGGTTGTAACACGTGCCCCAATTGAAGCTCTAATAAAAACCTACGATTGTAATATCACTGCCGATGATATAAAACAGGACCAGAAAAAAGTTGTACTAATTGGTCCTGGTATAGGGCGAGCTAAAAATTATAGCGTCGTTATGGAAAACATACTTGAAGGAAGTCTTCCTGTAGTTATTGATGCTGACGGTATTCATCATTTAAAAATGGTATTAGACACCCTAAAAAAATCAACAACGCCGGTTGTTATCACTCCTCATTTTGGTGAATTCTCGAGATTAATTGACGTCCCAAAGGAAGATATTATATGTGATCCTATTGGTCATGCTCAAAAATTTGCCTTAGAATACCAGGTCATCGTAGTCTTAAAAGGTTATCGAACGATGATCTTTGGCACAAACGGTGAAATTTGGTTTAACTCTACTGGTAATCCTGGAATGGCTACTGGTGGCAGTGGTGATGTACTTGCCGGAATGATTGCGGGCATTGCCGGACAAAACGTAGATCTTTTTGAAGCTAGCAAGGCAGGGGTATTTTTCCATGGCGCAGCGGGGGATTATTATGCAAATAAATATGGTCAAAGTACTTTGACAGCAACATCCATTATTGAGTCCCTAAAATATGTTCTAAAATGA
- a CDS encoding peptidoglycan-binding domain-containing protein, whose protein sequence is MNKSPFQKLKNVLLYTVFAVAFIFLTSSFIIEDVYSAADHLTMDVAGISEVYAISIGIPDAGLNIAAEDEESDDQTAEVETDSGDTIVINEYVLGDTSSEILEYQQILYNLGFMTVEPSSTFTEEVQTAVKTYQAMKGLDQSGEFDRSTIISLLAEEIKFERGDSSQVLQTYQEILVEQNYLDEADANGIFGESTETAVMTFQKDNGLEETGKIDSKTMEALDALR, encoded by the coding sequence ATGAATAAATCCCCATTTCAAAAACTAAAAAACGTGTTATTGTACACCGTTTTTGCGGTTGCTTTTATCTTTTTAACCTCCTCTTTTATCATTGAGGATGTTTATTCAGCAGCAGATCATTTAACCATGGACGTCGCCGGCATTTCTGAAGTATACGCAATCAGCATTGGAATTCCCGATGCCGGACTAAACATCGCGGCAGAAGATGAAGAAAGTGATGATCAAACTGCAGAGGTTGAAACGGATAGTGGAGATACAATTGTCATTAATGAGTATGTGCTTGGCGATACCAGCTCAGAAATCCTTGAATATCAACAGATTCTTTATAATCTTGGGTTTATGACTGTGGAACCCAGCAGTACCTTTACTGAAGAAGTCCAAACCGCTGTTAAAACCTATCAGGCTATGAAAGGCCTTGATCAGTCAGGAGAATTTGATCGTTCAACCATCATTTCGTTATTGGCAGAAGAAATTAAATTTGAACGTGGTGATTCCAGTCAGGTTCTACAAACCTACCAGGAAATTTTAGTTGAACAAAACTATCTTGATGAAGCAGACGCTAATGGGATCTTTGGCGAATCAACAGAAACTGCTGTGATGACATTCCAAAAAGATAATGGTCTGGAAGAAACCGGAAAAATCGATTCAAAGACTATGGAAGCACTCGATGCCCTCCGCTAG
- a CDS encoding YebC/PmpR family DNA-binding transcriptional regulator, whose amino-acid sequence MSGHSKWSTIKHKKGKADAKRGQIFTKLAKYIAVAAREGGGDPDMNAKLKEAVAKAKAANMPNDNIERAIKKGAGELQGDTYEEIIYEGYGPGGVAVIVEALTDNKNRTAGDVRHAFDKNGGNLGTSGCVSFLFTKKGQILIEKADTVDEEALMMESLDAGAEDFETSDEGYEISTDPADFGQVCDALKASGYELISAEIAMIATTDVSLETADEIKKMNRMIDMFDDNEDVQAVWHNWTGEEDE is encoded by the coding sequence ATGTCAGGACATTCAAAATGGTCGACTATAAAACATAAAAAAGGAAAAGCTGACGCAAAACGTGGTCAGATATTTACTAAGCTTGCTAAATATATTGCGGTAGCTGCCCGTGAAGGTGGCGGTGATCCCGATATGAATGCAAAACTTAAAGAGGCGGTAGCAAAAGCAAAGGCCGCCAATATGCCAAATGATAATATTGAGCGGGCAATAAAAAAAGGTGCCGGTGAACTGCAGGGTGACACTTATGAAGAAATTATTTACGAAGGTTATGGTCCAGGCGGAGTTGCTGTCATTGTGGAAGCTTTAACTGATAATAAAAATAGAACAGCTGGTGACGTGCGTCATGCCTTTGATAAAAATGGCGGAAATCTTGGAACCAGTGGTTGTGTTTCATTTCTGTTTACAAAAAAAGGTCAGATTTTAATCGAAAAAGCCGATACAGTTGACGAAGAGGCATTAATGATGGAATCTTTGGATGCTGGGGCGGAAGATTTTGAAACTTCTGATGAAGGTTATGAAATCTCAACTGATCCTGCGGATTTCGGTCAGGTTTGCGATGCTTTAAAAGCATCAGGTTATGAATTGATTTCGGCAGAGATTGCTATGATCGCTACTACTGATGTAAGCCTTGAAACTGCAGATGAAATCAAGAAAATGAATCGAATGATTGATATGTTTGATGACAATGAAGATGTCCAGGCTGTATGGCATAACTGGACAGGAGAAGAAGATGAATAA
- a CDS encoding GTP pyrophosphokinase family protein has product MGTKYWQEFLIPYQQAVDEIVLKFTSLKAQYAKIGEYSPIESVYGRVKSVSSILEKIHHYGIEFDDLEENIQDIAGIRIMCQFQEDIHEVVDHIKSRKTCDMEIVKFKDYLTESKPSGYKSFHLIIRYPVYSVSGYKDVLVEIQIRTLAMNFWSIIEHSLNYKYKQNIPDEVQKRLQNAAKAVNEVDREMSSIRGEIQNAQRLFGLKSSSVSSILENIGYLYKLNQGEKAARYEAIFEELFKHEDIIQLILLRKELESQVSILESEVEK; this is encoded by the coding sequence TTGGGAACAAAGTATTGGCAGGAATTTTTAATTCCTTATCAGCAGGCAGTCGACGAGATTGTTCTAAAATTCACAAGTTTAAAAGCACAATACGCAAAAATAGGGGAGTATTCACCTATCGAATCCGTTTATGGGCGGGTTAAAAGCGTTTCGAGTATCCTTGAAAAAATTCATCATTATGGTATTGAATTTGATGACCTTGAAGAAAATATTCAGGATATTGCTGGCATTCGTATTATGTGTCAGTTTCAGGAAGATATCCATGAAGTTGTCGACCATATTAAAAGTCGAAAAACTTGCGATATGGAAATTGTCAAGTTCAAGGATTACCTGACAGAAAGTAAACCAAGTGGTTATAAAAGTTTTCACCTAATCATTCGCTATCCTGTCTACTCAGTTTCAGGTTACAAGGATGTATTGGTTGAAATACAGATTAGAACTCTGGCTATGAATTTCTGGTCTATTATTGAGCATTCCTTAAACTACAAATATAAACAAAATATTCCCGATGAAGTTCAAAAAAGACTTCAAAACGCTGCTAAAGCTGTCAATGAGGTAGACCGGGAAATGTCATCGATCCGTGGGGAAATTCAAAATGCCCAACGTCTATTTGGCCTGAAATCGAGTTCTGTTTCTAGTATTCTGGAGAATATCGGTTATCTCTACAAACTTAACCAGGGAGAAAAAGCAGCTCGATATGAAGCAATCTTTGAAGAACTTTTCAAACACGAAGATATCATTCAACTTATCCTTTTACGAAAAGAACTCGAATCACAGGTCAGTATCCTCGAATCAGAAGTTGAAAAATAA
- a CDS encoding TIGR01212 family radical SAM protein (This family includes YhcC from E. coli K-12, an uncharacterized radical SAM protein.), translating into MYSKKPYHIYSKWLKEKYGEKVYKIPINIPVTCPNRDGTKGTGGCIYCGAKGGGNETLSDSLPVTQQLEQNIAYMGKRYHANKFIAYFQSFTNTHCNLTDFKGWIEESIIDSVVEIAISTRPDSIITEQLEFLSDIGKKYNIEITLELGLQTVNEKTLTILNRRHTLNDYIDAVERISSRGLKTCTHLILDLPWDSESDVIKAAGILSELKTDFVKCHSLYIERNTVLNNWYQAGKVKLLSQDEYIHRAILFLEYLDQEIVIQRLIGRAPAADSVITNWNTSWWKIKEELEKEMISENRYQGRLYKKTD; encoded by the coding sequence ATGTATTCAAAAAAACCATATCATATTTATTCAAAGTGGTTAAAAGAAAAATATGGCGAAAAAGTATATAAGATACCCATTAATATTCCAGTAACCTGTCCTAACCGAGATGGAACAAAAGGGACCGGCGGTTGTATTTATTGTGGGGCAAAAGGCGGCGGCAACGAGACCTTATCTGATAGTCTTCCCGTGACCCAGCAATTAGAGCAAAATATTGCATACATGGGTAAACGTTATCACGCTAATAAATTTATAGCTTATTTCCAGAGTTTTACAAATACCCACTGCAATTTGACAGACTTTAAGGGATGGATAGAAGAAAGTATTATTGATTCTGTTGTTGAAATTGCGATTTCAACCCGTCCAGATTCTATCATCACAGAACAATTAGAATTTCTATCTGATATCGGGAAAAAATATAACATTGAAATTACTTTAGAACTGGGTCTACAGACAGTTAACGAAAAAACGCTGACTATACTTAATCGGCGCCATACACTCAATGACTATATTGATGCAGTTGAAAGAATCAGTTCGAGGGGACTTAAGACCTGTACTCACCTGATTCTTGATTTACCATGGGATTCTGAATCCGATGTGATTAAAGCGGCAGGCATACTATCAGAGCTTAAAACTGATTTTGTTAAATGTCATAGTTTGTATATAGAACGTAATACGGTACTAAATAATTGGTATCAAGCTGGCAAAGTCAAGTTATTGTCACAAGATGAGTATATTCACAGGGCAATCCTTTTTCTGGAATACTTAGACCAGGAAATTGTCATTCAACGTTTAATCGGGCGAGCACCAGCAGCTGATTCAGTGATAACAAACTGGAACACCAGCTGGTGGAAAATCAAAGAAGAACTGGAAAAAGAAATGATCAGTGAAAACCGATATCAGGGACGCTTGTATAAAAAAACTGATTAG
- a CDS encoding PP2C family protein-serine/threonine phosphatase produces MKTNDSYQELVKLFDKQLEFAQNLQKKIIPVPGSFISDEYHFYSYLRPFRKVGGDFYDFHFLDDGKISLIMADAAGHGIDAAMITSMIKLSYSYTMKDTKINNSPSLVLKQIENDINQQLDNTFFTAISILLDPKSRTIFYANAGHPAAILIKTNHHVQLLRPNLPMLGLHQFLNSMNYNDLQVKFTKGDKLLLFTDGLVDSKNANREEFGMDRISNIVKNAFDHPISQIGGNIINECQKFRGEQPSSDDICLLGLEVVE; encoded by the coding sequence TTGAAAACTAACGATTCATATCAGGAACTTGTCAAATTATTTGATAAACAGCTGGAGTTTGCACAGAATCTTCAAAAAAAGATTATCCCTGTTCCTGGCTCGTTTATTTCTGACGAATATCATTTTTACAGTTATTTAAGACCTTTTCGAAAGGTTGGTGGAGATTTTTACGATTTTCACTTTCTGGATGACGGAAAAATTAGTCTGATCATGGCTGATGCGGCCGGTCACGGAATTGATGCCGCAATGATCACAAGCATGATAAAACTTAGTTATTCATATACAATGAAAGATACGAAAATAAACAATTCCCCCAGCCTGGTTCTCAAACAGATTGAAAATGATATTAATCAGCAGCTGGATAATACTTTTTTTACTGCTATCAGTATTCTACTAGACCCCAAAAGCAGGACAATCTTTTATGCAAATGCCGGACATCCGGCTGCAATTCTTATTAAAACGAATCATCATGTTCAGTTGCTGCGTCCAAATTTGCCGATGCTGGGGCTTCATCAGTTTCTTAACAGCATGAATTACAATGACCTGCAGGTTAAGTTTACTAAAGGTGATAAGCTACTTCTATTTACAGATGGACTGGTTGACTCGAAAAACGCAAACCGAGAGGAATTTGGAATGGACCGTATCAGTAACATAGTTAAAAACGCTTTTGACCACCCTATTAGTCAGATTGGTGGTAATATTATAAATGAATGCCAGAAGTTTCGTGGAGAACAGCCATCTTCTGATGATATATGTTTACTAGGTTTGGAAGTCGTCGAATAA
- a CDS encoding DegV family protein → MKPRIICDSSCDLPKDFLKNDEIDFSIVPLTFNVDGKEYIDDENLDTLEFLKAMKHSKTATSSACPSPENFANELRKNMENYVITMTSALSGTYNSARIAKDMVLEKNKDIKIALYDTLSTSPAMILIVMKLRDLIKSGTMDFETIAKKIDEYQKTLELRFLLQDLSNLVKTGRMSKVAGVVASALSIKPICQADEHGEIQLSEKVRGIKKALFKMAGMVEEKLQKESSFPVVITHCNNLEHAQTLKELLEERFGLHEIYIFPMHGLTTYYANDKGLIMAY, encoded by the coding sequence TTGAAACCTCGAATTATTTGTGACAGCTCATGTGATTTACCTAAAGATTTTCTAAAAAATGATGAAATCGATTTTTCAATAGTACCTCTTACCTTCAATGTAGATGGTAAGGAATATATTGACGATGAAAATCTGGATACTCTGGAATTTCTTAAAGCGATGAAACATTCTAAGACAGCGACATCTTCAGCTTGTCCTTCGCCAGAGAATTTTGCCAATGAGCTTCGAAAAAACATGGAAAATTATGTCATAACCATGACATCAGCTTTAAGCGGAACCTATAATAGTGCCCGGATAGCCAAAGATATGGTACTGGAAAAGAATAAAGATATAAAAATTGCCTTATATGATACGCTTTCCACTTCTCCTGCTATGATTCTAATTGTCATGAAATTAAGAGATTTGATTAAGAGCGGTACTATGGATTTTGAAACCATCGCAAAAAAGATTGATGAGTATCAGAAAACTCTGGAACTTCGATTTCTTTTGCAGGATTTATCAAATCTTGTTAAAACTGGACGGATGTCTAAGGTTGCAGGCGTAGTAGCTTCAGCTTTATCAATTAAACCTATATGCCAGGCAGATGAGCATGGTGAAATTCAATTATCTGAAAAAGTGCGTGGCATTAAAAAGGCTCTTTTTAAAATGGCAGGAATGGTTGAAGAAAAATTACAGAAGGAATCATCATTTCCAGTTGTGATAACCCATTGCAATAATCTTGAACATGCTCAGACACTCAAGGAATTGTTGGAAGAACGATTTGGACTTCATGAGATTTATATTTTTCCGATGCATGGCCTGACCACCTATTACGCCAATGATAAGGGCTTAATTATGGCTTATTAA